The sequence GCCATCCTGATGATGTGTTTGATGCGATGGAAAAAGACCGTGAATCGTTCTTTTTTATCGACGTCCAATCAAGAGGGGCTTATCCGGGATATGCGAAGCGTTTCTTTAAAGAAAACAACATCACTGTAGAAATGGAAGAAGGAGACTTGGAACTTCTGCAAGCAAACACCGTCGATTACATTGGTTTTAGCTATTATGCGAGCCGGGCGACAAGCACCGATCCTGACGTGTTGAAAAACCAAACGAGCGGCAACGTATTCGGTTCGGTGGAAAACCCTTATTTGGAAAAATCGGAGTGGGGCTGGACGATTGATCCGAAAGGCTTCCGCATAACGGCCAATCAGCTTTATGACCGCTACCAAAAGCCTCTGTTTGTTGTCGAAAATGGCTTAGGAGCGGTTGACGAATTATCCGCAGATGGAGACATCAATGATGACTATCGGATTGATTACTTGCGCCAGCATATTGCGGCAATGGGCGAAGCGATTGAAGACGGAGTGGAAATCATTGGTTACACGAGTTGGGGGCCGATAGACATCGTAAGTGCTTCTACAGGAGAAATGAAAAAGCGTTACGGCTATATTTATGTCGATCGTGACAATGAAGGCAATGGAACGTTGAAACGAGTGAAAAAGAAAAGCTTCGATTGGTATAAAACGGTCATCAAATCGAACGGACAAGAGCTCAACTAAGACCCTTTTTCCCAAATCAATTAATCATACGAGGTGACTACAGATGAAAGCAGCAACATTTCCAGAAGGATTTTTATGGGGCGGCGCAGTAGCAGCTAACCAATTAGAAGGTGCTTACCAGGAAGACGGAAAAGGGTTGTCTACAGCCGATGTTTCGCCAAATGGAATTATGAACGAACCGGATTTCTCGATGAAAGAATTTAATCTTTACCATGAAGCAATTGATTTTTACCACACATATAAAGAAGATATCGCTTTATTTGCGGAAATGGGATTTAAGGCGTTCCGCTTCTCCGTTGCTTGGACGCGCATTTTCCCTAATGGCGACGAAGCAACGCCGAACGAAAAAGGCTTGGCATTCTACGACCAAGTTATTGATGAGCTATTAAAGTACAATATTGAACCTGTCATAACGATTTCACACTATGAAATGCCACTCGGGCTTGTGAAAGACTATGGCGGTTGGAAAAACAGGCAAGTGGTCCATTTTTATGAACGGTTTGCGAAGACGATATTAGAACGGTACCACCATAAAGTAAAATATTGGATGACATTCAACGAAATCAATGTTCTCCTTCATGCGCCTTTTACAGGCGGAGGCCTTTTATTCGAAGCTGGCGAAAACAAAGAGCAAGCGATTTACCAAGCTGCACACCATCAGTTTTTGGCAAGTAGCCTCGCTGTTAAAGCAGGCCATGCATTGGATCCATCTTTGCAAATTGGCTGCATGATCGCGTCAATGGTGACATATCCGTATACGTCGAAGCCAGAAGACATGTTTGCTGCGCTAGAGCAAGATCGAAAAACGTTGTTCTTCTCTGATGTCCAATCACGTGGCTATTACCCTTCCTATATAAAAGCCTATCTTAAGGAAAAAAGTATTGACATTGAAATGGAAGCTGGCGATCTTGACCTCCTCAGTGAACATACGGTCGATTATATTGGCTTTAGTTACTACATGTCTTTTGTGGCAAGCACAGATCCAGAGCACCTAAAAACGTCCGGCAACCTCTTTGCCGGTGTGAAGAATCCGTACTTGGAGGCATCCGAGTGGGGGTGGCAAATTGATCCAATTGGTTTGCGCACGGTGTGCAACCAACTATATGATCGCTACCAAAAGCCTCTATTTATTGTCGAAAACGGCCTTGGCGCCGTTGATCAAATCGAGGAAGACGGCTCGATTCAGGATGACTACCGGATTGACTATTTGCGCGCGCACATTGAACAAATGAAGCTCGCTATTGCCGATGGCGTGGACTTGATCGGCTATACTTCCTGGGGGCCAATTGATTTAGTAAGCGCCTCAACAGCGGAACTAAAAAAGCGGTATGGGTTCATTTATGTCGATCGCGACAGCAATGGAAAAGGATCGAATAAACGTTATAAAAAGAAAAGCTTTAGCTGGTACCAAAATGTTATTGCCACTAATGGAGAACAGCTTTAGCTACTACAAGCGACTTGAGTTTTAAGCTCAAGTCGTTTTTTGCCGTGCTACACGAAAAGGTTGCTTTATAATAAAGGGAAGCGTTTCGCATGCAGTTGCGCGAAATCAAACAATGGCGTTGGCTAGGAAGGAAGAGGATACGGACGAATGAAACAGAATAAGTATGACGATAAGGCGTTCTTTGCCGCTTATGAAAAAATGCCTCGCTCTGTAAAAGGGCTTGCCGGTGCAGGGGAATGGCATGTGCTAAAGGCACTATTACCTGATATGCGGGGGAAAGCCGTGCTTGACTTAGGCTGCGGTTTTGGCTGGCATTGCCGCTATGCCAGGGAACAACAGGCACGCTCTGTAGTAGGCGTTGATTTATCAGAAAACATGCTGGAAAAAGCACGTGAAACAACAAATGACCCGTTCATTTCTTATTTAAACATGGCGATCGAAGACATCGATTTCCCAAGGGCACAGTTCGATGTCGTCATCAGTTCACTCGCTTTCCACTATATCAAGTCCTTTAGGCCAATTTGCAAGAACGTTTACGATTGTCTAAAAGCCGAGGGGACATTCATCTTTTCAGTAGAACACCCGATTTTTACTTCTCGCCATCAACAAGATTGGTGTTACGACCACCAAGGGAACCGCCAGCATTGGCCTGTTGACCATTACCAATCAGAAGGAATGAGGGAAACGTCTTTTTTGGCTGAGCATGTGATTAAATACCATCGTACACTTTCGACCTATATCAATGATTTGATAGAGGCTGGTTTTCGGATCAACGCTGTAAAAGAACCCACTCCTTCTGAGGACATGTCTGCCCTTAGCCAGGAAATGAAAGATGAATGGAGAAGGCCAATGTTTTTAATCATTTCCGCGCAAAAGCCAAAACTGTAAACGATGAATAGTAAAGCGCTTACGAAAAATGACATCATGCATCACATGGCCATATACGCCGTTCCCAAGCCATGCTAAAGTATAAGAAAAAGGAGTGTCCTGCTCTATGTATACAGCAACGCCTTCACGTTATGATGATATGATATACAACCAATGCGGAAAAAGCGGCTTGAAGCTTCCAGCTATTTCATTGGGATTGTGGCAAAACTTTGGCGCCGACACGAGCCAGGCTAAAGTAAAAGAAAAAATTTTTTGTGCGTTTGATTTAGGGATTACTCATTTTGACTTGGCCAACAATTATGGCCCTCCTCCTGGTTCTGCCGAAGCAGCAATGGGCACGATACTAAACAGCGAACTAAATCGCTATCGGGATGAACTCATTATTTCGACGAAAGCAGGCTACGACATGTGGCCTGGCCCATACGGGGATGGCGGTTCAAGAAAGTATCTCATCGCTAGCCTTGACCAAAGCCTAAAACGGCTAAAAGTTGATTATGTCGATATTTTCTATCATCATCGCTATGATCCAAACACGCCGCTGGAAGAAACAATGGCTGCACTTGACGCTATTGTCCGCCAAGGAAAGGCGCTCTATATTGGCTTATCGAATTACGGGCCTAAAGAAACAAAACAGGCGGCCACAATTTTAAAACAGTTAGGCACGCCTTGTGTCGTTAACCAGCCTTCGTATTCGATGTTGAACCGTTGGATTGAGGGAGGGCTGCAAGACGTCCTCGCTGAAGAAGGAATTGGCACTGTCGCTTTTGCACCGCTGGCGATGGGGCTTTTAACTTCAAAATACTTGCACGCTATTCCAGAAGGATCCAGGGCGGCTAAAAACGATTGGTTTAAAGCAAATGTGACCGAGGAGCAAGTAGGGAAAGTAAAAGAGCTTCATAAAATTGCCGAGAACCGCGGGCAAACAATGGCCCAGTTTGCTTTAGCATGGGTATTAAGGGATGGCAGCGCCACGTCTGCTTTAATCGGGGCGAGTTCCATCGAACAAATCGAAGAAAATGTAGCTGCATTGAACAATTTATCATTTAGCCAAGAAGAATTGAATGCAATTGATTCGATCGTAGGCAGCGATAAATGATGAAAAAGAGGAGAGTGATGCGTACTCTCCTTTTTGTGACCGCTAGACTTGAATAGCTGTAGCGATCAAGTCAACTATCTAGGAAACAATCATCCAGTTATTGCTATGGACAGAGCAGCAGCAAACGATTACGCTAAGGAGCATAAAGCAAGAAAAGAGGTGTTGCATGGAACGGTATAACCAGTTGGCACAAGCTTTTGCGTACACGCCTATTCGTGTTTATGGCGTATATAAGAGCATGCTTGAAGCCAATCGCCTTTATCGTGGCCATGTTGACCAGCCAACGGCTTATGGCGGGCTTATTCTTGGGCTTCGTGGCAGCGCACGCTTTACCTTTAATGGTTCTAATTCAATCGAAGTCAGCCAAGGGAAAGCAATCATTGGCGGCTATCAAATGCGCTTAGAGTTAGAAGTCGGTGAAACGGGTTGTGAATACGCGCTTATTCACTTCTTGCCAGAAGATCGGCGCCTGCCCGAGGCAACTTTGTTTCAAAAAGCCCATCAACTGGAGTACCTATTTGAACCGAGTATGTTGCAAATGGTTGATGAGCTTTTGCAAGCTGATGCGGCGCCAGGGGAGATGGCGGCACTGCAAAAAAAAGCGCTGTTCTACCAATTGCTTACACATGTCCTTCAATTAGCGCGCTTCCAGCAGAAACCTAAAAATAGTGAAGCGATGGAAGAGACAATCCGTTATATCCATGCCCATTACCATGAACCGTTGACATTAGGGCAATTGGCTGCTCGTTACGATATGGCGCCTAAATATTTTTCTGCCGCTTTTCGGAAATGCACAGGAGTTGGCCCGATTGACTATGTGATCCATTGCCGTATGAAGCGAGCCCGCCAACTACTAATGACAGGGGCGTTTACT is a genomic window of Shouchella clausii containing:
- a CDS encoding aldo/keto reductase encodes the protein MYTATPSRYDDMIYNQCGKSGLKLPAISLGLWQNFGADTSQAKVKEKIFCAFDLGITHFDLANNYGPPPGSAEAAMGTILNSELNRYRDELIISTKAGYDMWPGPYGDGGSRKYLIASLDQSLKRLKVDYVDIFYHHRYDPNTPLEETMAALDAIVRQGKALYIGLSNYGPKETKQAATILKQLGTPCVVNQPSYSMLNRWIEGGLQDVLAEEGIGTVAFAPLAMGLLTSKYLHAIPEGSRAAKNDWFKANVTEEQVGKVKELHKIAENRGQTMAQFALAWVLRDGSATSALIGASSIEQIEENVAALNNLSFSQEELNAIDSIVGSDK
- a CDS encoding class I SAM-dependent methyltransferase gives rise to the protein MKQNKYDDKAFFAAYEKMPRSVKGLAGAGEWHVLKALLPDMRGKAVLDLGCGFGWHCRYAREQQARSVVGVDLSENMLEKARETTNDPFISYLNMAIEDIDFPRAQFDVVISSLAFHYIKSFRPICKNVYDCLKAEGTFIFSVEHPIFTSRHQQDWCYDHQGNRQHWPVDHYQSEGMRETSFLAEHVIKYHRTLSTYINDLIEAGFRINAVKEPTPSEDMSALSQEMKDEWRRPMFLIISAQKPKL
- a CDS encoding helix-turn-helix domain-containing protein — translated: MERYNQLAQAFAYTPIRVYGVYKSMLEANRLYRGHVDQPTAYGGLILGLRGSARFTFNGSNSIEVSQGKAIIGGYQMRLELEVGETGCEYALIHFLPEDRRLPEATLFQKAHQLEYLFEPSMLQMVDELLQADAAPGEMAALQKKALFYQLLTHVLQLARFQQKPKNSEAMEETIRYIHAHYHEPLTLGQLAARYDMAPKYFSAAFRKCTGVGPIDYVIHCRMKRARQLLMTGAFTVSAVARSVGYQDPYYFSRLFKKQFGVAPSYVRLEMKK
- a CDS encoding glycoside hydrolase family 1 protein; translation: MKAATFPEGFLWGGAVAANQLEGAYQEDGKGLSTADVSPNGIMNEPDFSMKEFNLYHEAIDFYHTYKEDIALFAEMGFKAFRFSVAWTRIFPNGDEATPNEKGLAFYDQVIDELLKYNIEPVITISHYEMPLGLVKDYGGWKNRQVVHFYERFAKTILERYHHKVKYWMTFNEINVLLHAPFTGGGLLFEAGENKEQAIYQAAHHQFLASSLAVKAGHALDPSLQIGCMIASMVTYPYTSKPEDMFAALEQDRKTLFFSDVQSRGYYPSYIKAYLKEKSIDIEMEAGDLDLLSEHTVDYIGFSYYMSFVASTDPEHLKTSGNLFAGVKNPYLEASEWGWQIDPIGLRTVCNQLYDRYQKPLFIVENGLGAVDQIEEDGSIQDDYRIDYLRAHIEQMKLAIADGVDLIGYTSWGPIDLVSASTAELKKRYGFIYVDRDSNGKGSNKRYKKKSFSWYQNVIATNGEQL